The nucleotide sequence ACGTAGCGGTCCATCTCCAGGTCGGCGCTGACGGTGTTGATGATCAGGTCGAAGCTGTTGCGCAGGCTCTTCAGCGTGTCGGCGTCGGAGGTGGCGTAGTAGTGGTCGGCGCCCAGCTCCGCGCCCTGCTCCTGCTTGGCCATCGTGCGGGAGAGCACGGAGACCTCGGCGCCGAGCTTGTCGGCGATCTGCACAGCCATGTGGCCCAGCCCGCCCATGCCGATGACGGCGACCTTCTTGCCCGGCCCCGCTCCCCAGCGCTTGAGCGGGCTGTAGGTGGTGATGCCGGCGCACAGCAGCGGCGCGGCCACGTCGAGACCGAGGCCGTCCGGGATGCGCAGCACGAACCGGTCGGAGACCACGACCTCCTGGCTGTAGCCGCCCAGGGTGGGCTCGCCGTCGTAGCCGAGGCCGTTGTAGGTCATCACCGCACCCTTGTCGCAGTACTGCTCCTCGCCGCTGCGGCAGAAGTCGCACTCCCCGCAGGAGTCCACCATGCAGCCCACCCCGACACGGTCACCCACCTGGTAGGAGGTCACGCCGGAGCCCACCTCGGACACCACGCCCGCGATCTCGTGGCCGGGAACCATCGGGAAGATCGCCGTGCCCCACTCCTCGCGCACCTGGTGGATGTCGCTGTGGCAGATGCCGGCGAACTTGACGTCGATGCGGACGTCCTCGTCCCGCAGCGCGCGGCGCTCGATGGTGGTCGGCTTGAGCGGCGCTCCGGCCGAGTCGGCAGCGAGGGCGGCGGTGCTCGTCATAGTTCTCCTGTGCGTAGGCGGTGTTACTCCCGAGTACAGGTCGCCAGAGCCGCGGGCTATTCCGCGGATCACACGACGTGCGTCACAGCGCCTGCGCCGTCAGCGCCGTCTGCAGGCGCGCAGCACCACGTCGTGGGTGTGCGGCGAGATCTCCGCGGGCTCGCCGGTGCGCGGGCGGGTCTCGTCCACCAGCACCTCCCAGTCGTCGTCCAGCAGGTCCGCGACGTCCGGCGGCTGCACGTAGTCGGCGGGGTCGAAGTCCCGGGAGTGGGCGTGGGTGTGGGTGTGGGTGTGGGCCAGGTCACCGAAGGCGTGGCCCACCACCAGCAGGGTGCCGCCCGGGGCCACGGCGGCCAGCAGCGCGCGCTCGGTGGCGTGGTCGGCGCCGTGCTGCAGCGCCGGGTAGTGCAGCGACACCAGGTCGTAGCTGCCCAGCGGCTCGGTGGTGACGTCGACCTTGCGCCAGTCCACCTCCACCCCTGCCCCGGCAGCCGCCGCCCGGCCTCGGTCCAGCGCCACCTGCGAGACGTCCACG is from Rhodococcus sp. X156 and encodes:
- a CDS encoding NAD(P)-dependent alcohol dehydrogenase, with the protein product MTSTAALAADSAGAPLKPTTIERRALRDEDVRIDVKFAGICHSDIHQVREEWGTAIFPMVPGHEIAGVVSEVGSGVTSYQVGDRVGVGCMVDSCGECDFCRSGEEQYCDKGAVMTYNGLGYDGEPTLGGYSQEVVVSDRFVLRIPDGLGLDVAAPLLCAGITTYSPLKRWGAGPGKKVAVIGMGGLGHMAVQIADKLGAEVSVLSRTMAKQEQGAELGADHYYATSDADTLKSLRNSFDLIINTVSADLEMDRYVALLRPLGALVNVGLPSNPYQVTPGGLVGEGRTLAGSNIGGIPQTQEMLDFCAEHGIGAVIETISADQVDEAYDRVVDSDVRYRFVIDTATIAAG